A part of Andrena cerasifolii isolate SP2316 chromosome 10, iyAndCera1_principal, whole genome shotgun sequence genomic DNA contains:
- the LOC143374057 gene encoding uncharacterized protein LOC143374057 isoform X2 — MVKGNTSMALESNGNNVVWLNTTRPDQIQQVCSQPIEQPVKCSMFTQTEQTNSFTQTEQSNSSYSDQRQQAAMFDPQQIQQQQAAQGQQSQQQQSQQMYVTSDKKEDKSQQQSATAEFPFYYNVNMLQKVQTNAVSTIGAITTDDKGCYRFDVQPVGYNTLLNQMSIAAATNATFKCDLCGLVFGHMSLLNHHKRIHNTTPSNLQQQPQQVVVQTPTTVTVATTPERPYTCDVCGACFALPGELKSHKTNMHQKPKVQICEDCGSEDPCEHHPTKVKKTIKPGHHPVKRRGVTSVTKCHKCNGTGIIFIGKHDDKLDSGISSLAKCGRCKATGRIIIGSGKQNSQNQAEKPFHCNVCDGTFSRYSSLWSHKRLHSGDKPFKCEVCGLAFAKAAYLKNHGRVHTGEKPFKCSVCGMQFSQSPHLKNHERIHSGERPYQCEVCEKTFARHSTLWNHRRIHTGEKPYRCNICGSAFNQATHLKNHAKVHTGEKPHRCDICEIGFSDRFALKRHRAIHEKYGQTARNQNANNPSNAQQANASNQQQQQQQQQQQPQQAQQGQQVVVVNATTPVTVSQSQGQAVMLEEVYKCQVTFPEPK; from the exons AT GGTCAAAGGCAACACATCAATGGCCCTAGAATCAAATGGCAACAACGTGGTGTGGTTGAACACAACCCGTCCTGATCAGATACAACAGGTATGC AGCCAACCGATTGAGCAGCCAGTGAAGTGTTCCATGTTTACTCAAACCGAGCAAACTAATAGTTTCACTCAGACGGAGCAGAGTAATTCCAGCTACAGCGATCAGAGACag CAGGCCGCAATGTTTGACCCGCAACAAATACAGCAGCAGCAAGCTGCTCAGGGTCAACAGTCGCAGCAGCAGCAGTCCCAGCAGATGTATGTTACATCGGATAAGAAGGAGGATAAATCGCAACAGCAATCAGCCACCGCTGAGTTCCCTTTCTATTACAATGTCAACATGCTACAAAAGGTTCAGACGAACGCGGTGAGCACGATCGGTGCGATCACTACCGATGACAAGGGTTGCTATCGTTTCGACGTGCAGCCCGTCGGTTACAATACATTATTGAATCAGATGAGCATCGCAGCTGCTACCAACGCCACCTTCAAGTGTGACTTGTGTGGTTTGGTCTTTGGGCACATGAGCTTGTTGAATCATCACAAGCGGATTCATAATACGACACCTAGTAATCTTCAGCAGCAGCCGCAGCAAGTTGTCGTGCAGACCCCGACAACGGTTACTGTGGCGACCACACCGGAGAGACCGTACACCTGCGACGTGTGCGGAGCATGCTTCGCGCTGCCGGGAGAACTGAAGAGCCATAAAACGAATATGCACCAGAAGCCCAAGGTGCAGATATGCGAAGATTGTGGTAGCGAGGACCCCTGCGAGCACCATCCTACTAAAGTTAAAAAGA ctATCAAACCTGGTCATCATCCTGTGAAACGAAGGGGTGTCACGAGTGTCACGAAGTGCCACAAGTGTAACGGCACGGGAATAATTTTTATCG GTAAACACGACGATAAACTAGATTCTGGAATCAGTTCCCTCGCAAAGTGTGGCCGCTGCAAGGCAACGGGTCGTATCATCATAGGAA GTGGCAAGCAGAACAGTCAGAACCAGGCGGAGAAGCCGTTTCATTGTAACGTGTGCGATGGAACGTTCTCTCGGTACTCGTCGCTCTGGTCCCACAAGAGACTCCACTCCGGAGACAAACCCTTCAAGTGTGAAGTTTGCGGCTTGGCCTTCGCAAAAG CTGCCTATCTAAAAAATCACGGACGAGTGCATACTGGTGAAAAGCCGTTTAAATGTAGTGTCTGTGGTATGCAATTCTCGCAAAGCCCTCACTTAAAGAATCACGAGAGAATCCACTCTGGTGAACGCCCCTATCAGTGTGAAGTGTGTGAAAAAACATTCGCCAGACATTCGACCCTCTGGAATCACAGGAGGATCCATACCGGTGAAAAACCTTACAGATGTAATATATGTGGTTCGGCCTTTAATCAAGCTACACAtctgaaaaatcacgcgaaagtcCATACCGGCGAGAAGCCGCACAG ATGTGATATATGTGAGATCGGGTTCTCCGATCGTTTCGCATTAAAGCGTCATCGTGCAATCCACGAGAAGTACGGGCAGACCGCCCGGAACCAGAACGCGAACAATCCGAGTAACGCACAGCAAGCGAACGCGAGCaatcagcagcagcagcaacagcagcagcagcagcaaccccAGCAGGCGCAGCAGGGCCAGCAGGTGGTCGTGGTGAACGCCACGACCCCCGTCACCGTCAGCCAAAGCCAAGGGCAAGCGGTAATGCTAGAAGAAGTCTACAAGTGTCAGGTGACCTTCCCCGAGCCTAAATGA
- the LOC143374057 gene encoding uncharacterized protein LOC143374057 isoform X3, whose product MVKGNTSMALESNGNNVVWLNTTRPDQIQQSQPIEQPVKCSMFTQTEQTNSFTQTEQSNSSYSDQRQQQAAMFDPQQIQQQQAAQGQQSQQQQSQQMYVTSDKKEDKSQQQSATAEFPFYYNVNMLQKVQTNAVSTIGAITTDDKGCYRFDVQPVGYNTLLNQMSIAAATNATFKCDLCGLVFGHMSLLNHHKRIHNTTPSNLQQQPQQVVVQTPTTVTVATTPERPYTCDVCGACFALPGELKSHKTNMHQKPKVQICEDCGSEDPCEHHPTKVKKTIKPGHHPVKRRGVTSVTKCHKCNGTGIIFIGKHDDKLDSGISSLAKCGRCKATGRIIIGSGKQNSQNQAEKPFHCNVCDGTFSRYSSLWSHKRLHSGDKPFKCEVCGLAFAKAAYLKNHGRVHTGEKPFKCSVCGMQFSQSPHLKNHERIHSGERPYQCEVCEKTFARHSTLWNHRRIHTGEKPYRCNICGSAFNQATHLKNHAKVHTGEKPHRCDICEIGFSDRFALKRHRAIHEKYGQTARNQNANNPSNAQQANASNQQQQQQQQQQQPQQAQQGQQVVVVNATTPVTVSQSQGQAVMLEEVYKCQVTFPEPK is encoded by the exons AT GGTCAAAGGCAACACATCAATGGCCCTAGAATCAAATGGCAACAACGTGGTGTGGTTGAACACAACCCGTCCTGATCAGATACAACAG AGCCAACCGATTGAGCAGCCAGTGAAGTGTTCCATGTTTACTCAAACCGAGCAAACTAATAGTTTCACTCAGACGGAGCAGAGTAATTCCAGCTACAGCGATCAGAGACag CAGCAGGCCGCAATGTTTGACCCGCAACAAATACAGCAGCAGCAAGCTGCTCAGGGTCAACAGTCGCAGCAGCAGCAGTCCCAGCAGATGTATGTTACATCGGATAAGAAGGAGGATAAATCGCAACAGCAATCAGCCACCGCTGAGTTCCCTTTCTATTACAATGTCAACATGCTACAAAAGGTTCAGACGAACGCGGTGAGCACGATCGGTGCGATCACTACCGATGACAAGGGTTGCTATCGTTTCGACGTGCAGCCCGTCGGTTACAATACATTATTGAATCAGATGAGCATCGCAGCTGCTACCAACGCCACCTTCAAGTGTGACTTGTGTGGTTTGGTCTTTGGGCACATGAGCTTGTTGAATCATCACAAGCGGATTCATAATACGACACCTAGTAATCTTCAGCAGCAGCCGCAGCAAGTTGTCGTGCAGACCCCGACAACGGTTACTGTGGCGACCACACCGGAGAGACCGTACACCTGCGACGTGTGCGGAGCATGCTTCGCGCTGCCGGGAGAACTGAAGAGCCATAAAACGAATATGCACCAGAAGCCCAAGGTGCAGATATGCGAAGATTGTGGTAGCGAGGACCCCTGCGAGCACCATCCTACTAAAGTTAAAAAGA ctATCAAACCTGGTCATCATCCTGTGAAACGAAGGGGTGTCACGAGTGTCACGAAGTGCCACAAGTGTAACGGCACGGGAATAATTTTTATCG GTAAACACGACGATAAACTAGATTCTGGAATCAGTTCCCTCGCAAAGTGTGGCCGCTGCAAGGCAACGGGTCGTATCATCATAGGAA GTGGCAAGCAGAACAGTCAGAACCAGGCGGAGAAGCCGTTTCATTGTAACGTGTGCGATGGAACGTTCTCTCGGTACTCGTCGCTCTGGTCCCACAAGAGACTCCACTCCGGAGACAAACCCTTCAAGTGTGAAGTTTGCGGCTTGGCCTTCGCAAAAG CTGCCTATCTAAAAAATCACGGACGAGTGCATACTGGTGAAAAGCCGTTTAAATGTAGTGTCTGTGGTATGCAATTCTCGCAAAGCCCTCACTTAAAGAATCACGAGAGAATCCACTCTGGTGAACGCCCCTATCAGTGTGAAGTGTGTGAAAAAACATTCGCCAGACATTCGACCCTCTGGAATCACAGGAGGATCCATACCGGTGAAAAACCTTACAGATGTAATATATGTGGTTCGGCCTTTAATCAAGCTACACAtctgaaaaatcacgcgaaagtcCATACCGGCGAGAAGCCGCACAG ATGTGATATATGTGAGATCGGGTTCTCCGATCGTTTCGCATTAAAGCGTCATCGTGCAATCCACGAGAAGTACGGGCAGACCGCCCGGAACCAGAACGCGAACAATCCGAGTAACGCACAGCAAGCGAACGCGAGCaatcagcagcagcagcaacagcagcagcagcagcaaccccAGCAGGCGCAGCAGGGCCAGCAGGTGGTCGTGGTGAACGCCACGACCCCCGTCACCGTCAGCCAAAGCCAAGGGCAAGCGGTAATGCTAGAAGAAGTCTACAAGTGTCAGGTGACCTTCCCCGAGCCTAAATGA
- the LOC143374057 gene encoding uncharacterized protein LOC143374057 isoform X1: MVKGNTSMALESNGNNVVWLNTTRPDQIQQVCSQPIEQPVKCSMFTQTEQTNSFTQTEQSNSSYSDQRQQQAAMFDPQQIQQQQAAQGQQSQQQQSQQMYVTSDKKEDKSQQQSATAEFPFYYNVNMLQKVQTNAVSTIGAITTDDKGCYRFDVQPVGYNTLLNQMSIAAATNATFKCDLCGLVFGHMSLLNHHKRIHNTTPSNLQQQPQQVVVQTPTTVTVATTPERPYTCDVCGACFALPGELKSHKTNMHQKPKVQICEDCGSEDPCEHHPTKVKKTIKPGHHPVKRRGVTSVTKCHKCNGTGIIFIGKHDDKLDSGISSLAKCGRCKATGRIIIGSGKQNSQNQAEKPFHCNVCDGTFSRYSSLWSHKRLHSGDKPFKCEVCGLAFAKAAYLKNHGRVHTGEKPFKCSVCGMQFSQSPHLKNHERIHSGERPYQCEVCEKTFARHSTLWNHRRIHTGEKPYRCNICGSAFNQATHLKNHAKVHTGEKPHRCDICEIGFSDRFALKRHRAIHEKYGQTARNQNANNPSNAQQANASNQQQQQQQQQQQPQQAQQGQQVVVVNATTPVTVSQSQGQAVMLEEVYKCQVTFPEPK; the protein is encoded by the exons AT GGTCAAAGGCAACACATCAATGGCCCTAGAATCAAATGGCAACAACGTGGTGTGGTTGAACACAACCCGTCCTGATCAGATACAACAGGTATGC AGCCAACCGATTGAGCAGCCAGTGAAGTGTTCCATGTTTACTCAAACCGAGCAAACTAATAGTTTCACTCAGACGGAGCAGAGTAATTCCAGCTACAGCGATCAGAGACag CAGCAGGCCGCAATGTTTGACCCGCAACAAATACAGCAGCAGCAAGCTGCTCAGGGTCAACAGTCGCAGCAGCAGCAGTCCCAGCAGATGTATGTTACATCGGATAAGAAGGAGGATAAATCGCAACAGCAATCAGCCACCGCTGAGTTCCCTTTCTATTACAATGTCAACATGCTACAAAAGGTTCAGACGAACGCGGTGAGCACGATCGGTGCGATCACTACCGATGACAAGGGTTGCTATCGTTTCGACGTGCAGCCCGTCGGTTACAATACATTATTGAATCAGATGAGCATCGCAGCTGCTACCAACGCCACCTTCAAGTGTGACTTGTGTGGTTTGGTCTTTGGGCACATGAGCTTGTTGAATCATCACAAGCGGATTCATAATACGACACCTAGTAATCTTCAGCAGCAGCCGCAGCAAGTTGTCGTGCAGACCCCGACAACGGTTACTGTGGCGACCACACCGGAGAGACCGTACACCTGCGACGTGTGCGGAGCATGCTTCGCGCTGCCGGGAGAACTGAAGAGCCATAAAACGAATATGCACCAGAAGCCCAAGGTGCAGATATGCGAAGATTGTGGTAGCGAGGACCCCTGCGAGCACCATCCTACTAAAGTTAAAAAGA ctATCAAACCTGGTCATCATCCTGTGAAACGAAGGGGTGTCACGAGTGTCACGAAGTGCCACAAGTGTAACGGCACGGGAATAATTTTTATCG GTAAACACGACGATAAACTAGATTCTGGAATCAGTTCCCTCGCAAAGTGTGGCCGCTGCAAGGCAACGGGTCGTATCATCATAGGAA GTGGCAAGCAGAACAGTCAGAACCAGGCGGAGAAGCCGTTTCATTGTAACGTGTGCGATGGAACGTTCTCTCGGTACTCGTCGCTCTGGTCCCACAAGAGACTCCACTCCGGAGACAAACCCTTCAAGTGTGAAGTTTGCGGCTTGGCCTTCGCAAAAG CTGCCTATCTAAAAAATCACGGACGAGTGCATACTGGTGAAAAGCCGTTTAAATGTAGTGTCTGTGGTATGCAATTCTCGCAAAGCCCTCACTTAAAGAATCACGAGAGAATCCACTCTGGTGAACGCCCCTATCAGTGTGAAGTGTGTGAAAAAACATTCGCCAGACATTCGACCCTCTGGAATCACAGGAGGATCCATACCGGTGAAAAACCTTACAGATGTAATATATGTGGTTCGGCCTTTAATCAAGCTACACAtctgaaaaatcacgcgaaagtcCATACCGGCGAGAAGCCGCACAG ATGTGATATATGTGAGATCGGGTTCTCCGATCGTTTCGCATTAAAGCGTCATCGTGCAATCCACGAGAAGTACGGGCAGACCGCCCGGAACCAGAACGCGAACAATCCGAGTAACGCACAGCAAGCGAACGCGAGCaatcagcagcagcagcaacagcagcagcagcagcaaccccAGCAGGCGCAGCAGGGCCAGCAGGTGGTCGTGGTGAACGCCACGACCCCCGTCACCGTCAGCCAAAGCCAAGGGCAAGCGGTAATGCTAGAAGAAGTCTACAAGTGTCAGGTGACCTTCCCCGAGCCTAAATGA
- the LOC143374057 gene encoding uncharacterized protein LOC143374057 isoform X7: MVKGNTSMALESNGNNVVWLNTTRPDQIQQVCSQPIEQPVKCSMFTQTEQTNSFTQTEQSNSSYSDQRQQQAAMFDPQQIQQQQAAQGQQSQQQQSQQMYVTSDKKEDKSQQQSATAEFPFYYNVNMLQKVQTNAMSIAAATNATFKCDLCGLVFGHMSLLNHHKRIHNTTPSNLQQQPQQVVVQTPTTVTVATTPERPYTCDVCGACFALPGELKSHKTNMHQKPKVQICEDCGSEDPCEHHPTKVKKTIKPGHHPVKRRGVTSVTKCHKCNGTGIIFIGKHDDKLDSGISSLAKCGRCKATGRIIIGSGKQNSQNQAEKPFHCNVCDGTFSRYSSLWSHKRLHSGDKPFKCEVCGLAFAKAAYLKNHGRVHTGEKPFKCSVCGMQFSQSPHLKNHERIHSGERPYQCEVCEKTFARHSTLWNHRRIHTGEKPYRCNICGSAFNQATHLKNHAKVHTGEKPHRCDICEIGFSDRFALKRHRAIHEKYGQTARNQNANNPSNAQQANASNQQQQQQQQQQQPQQAQQGQQVVVVNATTPVTVSQSQGQAVMLEEVYKCQVTFPEPK, encoded by the exons AT GGTCAAAGGCAACACATCAATGGCCCTAGAATCAAATGGCAACAACGTGGTGTGGTTGAACACAACCCGTCCTGATCAGATACAACAGGTATGC AGCCAACCGATTGAGCAGCCAGTGAAGTGTTCCATGTTTACTCAAACCGAGCAAACTAATAGTTTCACTCAGACGGAGCAGAGTAATTCCAGCTACAGCGATCAGAGACag CAGCAGGCCGCAATGTTTGACCCGCAACAAATACAGCAGCAGCAAGCTGCTCAGGGTCAACAGTCGCAGCAGCAGCAGTCCCAGCAGATGTATGTTACATCGGATAAGAAGGAGGATAAATCGCAACAGCAATCAGCCACCGCTGAGTTCCCTTTCTATTACAATGTCAACATGCTACAAAAGGTTCAGACGAACGCG ATGAGCATCGCAGCTGCTACCAACGCCACCTTCAAGTGTGACTTGTGTGGTTTGGTCTTTGGGCACATGAGCTTGTTGAATCATCACAAGCGGATTCATAATACGACACCTAGTAATCTTCAGCAGCAGCCGCAGCAAGTTGTCGTGCAGACCCCGACAACGGTTACTGTGGCGACCACACCGGAGAGACCGTACACCTGCGACGTGTGCGGAGCATGCTTCGCGCTGCCGGGAGAACTGAAGAGCCATAAAACGAATATGCACCAGAAGCCCAAGGTGCAGATATGCGAAGATTGTGGTAGCGAGGACCCCTGCGAGCACCATCCTACTAAAGTTAAAAAGA ctATCAAACCTGGTCATCATCCTGTGAAACGAAGGGGTGTCACGAGTGTCACGAAGTGCCACAAGTGTAACGGCACGGGAATAATTTTTATCG GTAAACACGACGATAAACTAGATTCTGGAATCAGTTCCCTCGCAAAGTGTGGCCGCTGCAAGGCAACGGGTCGTATCATCATAGGAA GTGGCAAGCAGAACAGTCAGAACCAGGCGGAGAAGCCGTTTCATTGTAACGTGTGCGATGGAACGTTCTCTCGGTACTCGTCGCTCTGGTCCCACAAGAGACTCCACTCCGGAGACAAACCCTTCAAGTGTGAAGTTTGCGGCTTGGCCTTCGCAAAAG CTGCCTATCTAAAAAATCACGGACGAGTGCATACTGGTGAAAAGCCGTTTAAATGTAGTGTCTGTGGTATGCAATTCTCGCAAAGCCCTCACTTAAAGAATCACGAGAGAATCCACTCTGGTGAACGCCCCTATCAGTGTGAAGTGTGTGAAAAAACATTCGCCAGACATTCGACCCTCTGGAATCACAGGAGGATCCATACCGGTGAAAAACCTTACAGATGTAATATATGTGGTTCGGCCTTTAATCAAGCTACACAtctgaaaaatcacgcgaaagtcCATACCGGCGAGAAGCCGCACAG ATGTGATATATGTGAGATCGGGTTCTCCGATCGTTTCGCATTAAAGCGTCATCGTGCAATCCACGAGAAGTACGGGCAGACCGCCCGGAACCAGAACGCGAACAATCCGAGTAACGCACAGCAAGCGAACGCGAGCaatcagcagcagcagcaacagcagcagcagcagcaaccccAGCAGGCGCAGCAGGGCCAGCAGGTGGTCGTGGTGAACGCCACGACCCCCGTCACCGTCAGCCAAAGCCAAGGGCAAGCGGTAATGCTAGAAGAAGTCTACAAGTGTCAGGTGACCTTCCCCGAGCCTAAATGA
- the LOC143374057 gene encoding uncharacterized protein LOC143374057 isoform X4, whose protein sequence is MVKGNTSMALESNGNNVVWLNTTRPDQIQQSQPIEQPVKCSMFTQTEQTNSFTQTEQSNSSYSDQRQQAAMFDPQQIQQQQAAQGQQSQQQQSQQMYVTSDKKEDKSQQQSATAEFPFYYNVNMLQKVQTNAVSTIGAITTDDKGCYRFDVQPVGYNTLLNQMSIAAATNATFKCDLCGLVFGHMSLLNHHKRIHNTTPSNLQQQPQQVVVQTPTTVTVATTPERPYTCDVCGACFALPGELKSHKTNMHQKPKVQICEDCGSEDPCEHHPTKVKKTIKPGHHPVKRRGVTSVTKCHKCNGTGIIFIGKHDDKLDSGISSLAKCGRCKATGRIIIGSGKQNSQNQAEKPFHCNVCDGTFSRYSSLWSHKRLHSGDKPFKCEVCGLAFAKAAYLKNHGRVHTGEKPFKCSVCGMQFSQSPHLKNHERIHSGERPYQCEVCEKTFARHSTLWNHRRIHTGEKPYRCNICGSAFNQATHLKNHAKVHTGEKPHRCDICEIGFSDRFALKRHRAIHEKYGQTARNQNANNPSNAQQANASNQQQQQQQQQQQPQQAQQGQQVVVVNATTPVTVSQSQGQAVMLEEVYKCQVTFPEPK, encoded by the exons AT GGTCAAAGGCAACACATCAATGGCCCTAGAATCAAATGGCAACAACGTGGTGTGGTTGAACACAACCCGTCCTGATCAGATACAACAG AGCCAACCGATTGAGCAGCCAGTGAAGTGTTCCATGTTTACTCAAACCGAGCAAACTAATAGTTTCACTCAGACGGAGCAGAGTAATTCCAGCTACAGCGATCAGAGACag CAGGCCGCAATGTTTGACCCGCAACAAATACAGCAGCAGCAAGCTGCTCAGGGTCAACAGTCGCAGCAGCAGCAGTCCCAGCAGATGTATGTTACATCGGATAAGAAGGAGGATAAATCGCAACAGCAATCAGCCACCGCTGAGTTCCCTTTCTATTACAATGTCAACATGCTACAAAAGGTTCAGACGAACGCGGTGAGCACGATCGGTGCGATCACTACCGATGACAAGGGTTGCTATCGTTTCGACGTGCAGCCCGTCGGTTACAATACATTATTGAATCAGATGAGCATCGCAGCTGCTACCAACGCCACCTTCAAGTGTGACTTGTGTGGTTTGGTCTTTGGGCACATGAGCTTGTTGAATCATCACAAGCGGATTCATAATACGACACCTAGTAATCTTCAGCAGCAGCCGCAGCAAGTTGTCGTGCAGACCCCGACAACGGTTACTGTGGCGACCACACCGGAGAGACCGTACACCTGCGACGTGTGCGGAGCATGCTTCGCGCTGCCGGGAGAACTGAAGAGCCATAAAACGAATATGCACCAGAAGCCCAAGGTGCAGATATGCGAAGATTGTGGTAGCGAGGACCCCTGCGAGCACCATCCTACTAAAGTTAAAAAGA ctATCAAACCTGGTCATCATCCTGTGAAACGAAGGGGTGTCACGAGTGTCACGAAGTGCCACAAGTGTAACGGCACGGGAATAATTTTTATCG GTAAACACGACGATAAACTAGATTCTGGAATCAGTTCCCTCGCAAAGTGTGGCCGCTGCAAGGCAACGGGTCGTATCATCATAGGAA GTGGCAAGCAGAACAGTCAGAACCAGGCGGAGAAGCCGTTTCATTGTAACGTGTGCGATGGAACGTTCTCTCGGTACTCGTCGCTCTGGTCCCACAAGAGACTCCACTCCGGAGACAAACCCTTCAAGTGTGAAGTTTGCGGCTTGGCCTTCGCAAAAG CTGCCTATCTAAAAAATCACGGACGAGTGCATACTGGTGAAAAGCCGTTTAAATGTAGTGTCTGTGGTATGCAATTCTCGCAAAGCCCTCACTTAAAGAATCACGAGAGAATCCACTCTGGTGAACGCCCCTATCAGTGTGAAGTGTGTGAAAAAACATTCGCCAGACATTCGACCCTCTGGAATCACAGGAGGATCCATACCGGTGAAAAACCTTACAGATGTAATATATGTGGTTCGGCCTTTAATCAAGCTACACAtctgaaaaatcacgcgaaagtcCATACCGGCGAGAAGCCGCACAG ATGTGATATATGTGAGATCGGGTTCTCCGATCGTTTCGCATTAAAGCGTCATCGTGCAATCCACGAGAAGTACGGGCAGACCGCCCGGAACCAGAACGCGAACAATCCGAGTAACGCACAGCAAGCGAACGCGAGCaatcagcagcagcagcaacagcagcagcagcagcaaccccAGCAGGCGCAGCAGGGCCAGCAGGTGGTCGTGGTGAACGCCACGACCCCCGTCACCGTCAGCCAAAGCCAAGGGCAAGCGGTAATGCTAGAAGAAGTCTACAAGTGTCAGGTGACCTTCCCCGAGCCTAAATGA
- the LOC143374057 gene encoding uncharacterized protein LOC143374057 isoform X5, translating into MVKGNTSMALESNGNNVVWLNTTRPDQIQQVCSQPIEQPVKCSMFTQTEQTNSFTQTEQSNSSYSDQRQQQAAMFDPQQIQQQQAAQGQQSQQQQSQQMYVTSDKKEDKSQQQSATAEFPFYYNVNMLQKVQTNAVSTIGAITTDDKGCYRFDVQPVGYNTLLNQMSIAAATNATFKCDLCGLVFGHMSLLNHHKRIHNTTPSNLQQQPQQVVVQTPTTVTVATTPERPYTCDVCGACFALPGELKSHKTNMHQKPKVQICEDCGSEDPCEHHPTKVKKTIKPGHHPVKRRGVTSVTKCHKCNGTGIIFIGKHDDKLDSGISSLAKCGRCKATGRIIIGSGKQNSQNQAEKPFHCNVCDGTFSRYSSLWSHKRLHSGDKPFKCEVCGLAFAKAAYLKNHGRVHTGEKPFKCSVCGMQFSQSPHLKNHERIHSGERPYQCEVCEKTFARHSTLWNHRRIHTGEKPYRCNICGSAFNQATHLKNHAKVHTGEKPHRCDICEIGFSDRFALKRHRAIHEKYGQTARNQNANNPSNAQQANASNQQQQQQQQQQQPQQAQQGQQVVVVNATTPVTVSQSQGQAELVKGLIF; encoded by the exons AT GGTCAAAGGCAACACATCAATGGCCCTAGAATCAAATGGCAACAACGTGGTGTGGTTGAACACAACCCGTCCTGATCAGATACAACAGGTATGC AGCCAACCGATTGAGCAGCCAGTGAAGTGTTCCATGTTTACTCAAACCGAGCAAACTAATAGTTTCACTCAGACGGAGCAGAGTAATTCCAGCTACAGCGATCAGAGACag CAGCAGGCCGCAATGTTTGACCCGCAACAAATACAGCAGCAGCAAGCTGCTCAGGGTCAACAGTCGCAGCAGCAGCAGTCCCAGCAGATGTATGTTACATCGGATAAGAAGGAGGATAAATCGCAACAGCAATCAGCCACCGCTGAGTTCCCTTTCTATTACAATGTCAACATGCTACAAAAGGTTCAGACGAACGCGGTGAGCACGATCGGTGCGATCACTACCGATGACAAGGGTTGCTATCGTTTCGACGTGCAGCCCGTCGGTTACAATACATTATTGAATCAGATGAGCATCGCAGCTGCTACCAACGCCACCTTCAAGTGTGACTTGTGTGGTTTGGTCTTTGGGCACATGAGCTTGTTGAATCATCACAAGCGGATTCATAATACGACACCTAGTAATCTTCAGCAGCAGCCGCAGCAAGTTGTCGTGCAGACCCCGACAACGGTTACTGTGGCGACCACACCGGAGAGACCGTACACCTGCGACGTGTGCGGAGCATGCTTCGCGCTGCCGGGAGAACTGAAGAGCCATAAAACGAATATGCACCAGAAGCCCAAGGTGCAGATATGCGAAGATTGTGGTAGCGAGGACCCCTGCGAGCACCATCCTACTAAAGTTAAAAAGA ctATCAAACCTGGTCATCATCCTGTGAAACGAAGGGGTGTCACGAGTGTCACGAAGTGCCACAAGTGTAACGGCACGGGAATAATTTTTATCG GTAAACACGACGATAAACTAGATTCTGGAATCAGTTCCCTCGCAAAGTGTGGCCGCTGCAAGGCAACGGGTCGTATCATCATAGGAA GTGGCAAGCAGAACAGTCAGAACCAGGCGGAGAAGCCGTTTCATTGTAACGTGTGCGATGGAACGTTCTCTCGGTACTCGTCGCTCTGGTCCCACAAGAGACTCCACTCCGGAGACAAACCCTTCAAGTGTGAAGTTTGCGGCTTGGCCTTCGCAAAAG CTGCCTATCTAAAAAATCACGGACGAGTGCATACTGGTGAAAAGCCGTTTAAATGTAGTGTCTGTGGTATGCAATTCTCGCAAAGCCCTCACTTAAAGAATCACGAGAGAATCCACTCTGGTGAACGCCCCTATCAGTGTGAAGTGTGTGAAAAAACATTCGCCAGACATTCGACCCTCTGGAATCACAGGAGGATCCATACCGGTGAAAAACCTTACAGATGTAATATATGTGGTTCGGCCTTTAATCAAGCTACACAtctgaaaaatcacgcgaaagtcCATACCGGCGAGAAGCCGCACAG ATGTGATATATGTGAGATCGGGTTCTCCGATCGTTTCGCATTAAAGCGTCATCGTGCAATCCACGAGAAGTACGGGCAGACCGCCCGGAACCAGAACGCGAACAATCCGAGTAACGCACAGCAAGCGAACGCGAGCaatcagcagcagcagcaacagcagcagcagcagcaaccccAGCAGGCGCAGCAGGGCCAGCAGGTGGTCGTGGTGAACGCCACGACCCCCGTCACCGTCAGCCAAAGCCAAGGGCAAGCG GAGCTGGTAAaggggttaattttttaa